In Candidatus Krumholzibacteriia bacterium, a single genomic region encodes these proteins:
- a CDS encoding glycosyltransferase family 2 protein, which translates to MSIVIPLLDEEESVPHLYEQLVAALDNVGRSWEAILVDDGSTDRTFELLAEIAERDRRIRVLRLRRNFGQTAAMVAGFDHARGKVVIPMDGDLQNDPSDIPLLLQKIDEGFDVVSGWRKKRQDKALLRRVPSRLANWLIGRVTGVKLHDYGCSLKAYRVEVLRGTRLYGEMHRFIPALATLMGAKICEVPLRHHPRRFGRSKYGLKRTIKVVLDLLTVKFLTDYSTKPIYFFGSIGLLLCLGGVLAAAETVWEKIAHGTYVHNNPFILIAVFLFSLGVAFVFIGLLAEIIIRTYHESQAKPIYWIGEKRNVGEGE; encoded by the coding sequence CTGGGAAGCCATCCTGGTGGACGACGGCTCCACGGACCGCACCTTCGAACTCCTGGCGGAGATCGCCGAGCGCGATCGCCGCATCCGGGTCCTGCGCTTGCGGCGAAATTTCGGCCAGACTGCGGCCATGGTGGCGGGCTTCGACCACGCCCGGGGCAAGGTCGTGATCCCCATGGACGGGGACCTGCAGAACGATCCGAGCGACATCCCCTTGCTCCTGCAGAAGATCGACGAAGGCTTCGATGTCGTGAGCGGCTGGCGCAAGAAACGGCAGGACAAGGCATTGCTGCGGAGGGTGCCCTCGCGCCTGGCCAATTGGTTGATCGGCCGGGTGACCGGGGTCAAGCTGCACGACTACGGCTGCTCGCTCAAGGCGTACCGAGTGGAGGTGCTGCGCGGCACCCGCCTCTACGGCGAGATGCACCGCTTCATCCCGGCGCTCGCCACTCTCATGGGCGCCAAGATCTGCGAGGTGCCGCTCCGGCATCACCCCCGGCGCTTCGGCCGCAGCAAGTACGGTCTCAAGCGCACCATCAAAGTGGTGCTCGATCTCTTGACGGTGAAGTTCTTGACCGACTACTCGACGAAGCCGATCTACTTCTTCGGCAGCATCGGCCTGCTCTTGTGCCTGGGTGGCGTGCTCGCCGCGGCAGAAACCGTCTGGGAGAAGATCGCCCACGGGACCTACGTCCACAACAATCCCTTCATCCTCATCGCCGTCTTCCTCTTCTCCTTGGGCGTTGCCTTCGTCTTCATCGGCCTGCTGGCGGAGATCATCATCCGCACCTACCACGAGTCGCAGGCGAAGCCGATCTATTGGATCGGCGAGAAGCGCAATGTGGGCGAAGGCGAGTGA